Proteins from a single region of Bacteriovorax sp. Seq25_V:
- a CDS encoding inosine/guanosine kinase gives MKFPGKRKSKHYFPVEELGRVPFENNLMSEKSVYITGIDQLLVDIEIDVTDDILEKYNVTKGQSQVLSDEIVESIYRECKDKNLILGEFAGGAVGNTLHNYSTLSDDRSVALGTICENIKVGDYAFKYICTTSSKVDFNHLQPVKGAMARAMCFVTPDKERTFAIGKGIMNELDESYIPEDVIRNSASLLVTAFLLRDEKSPLFKATMKAVKVANEANVPVVFALGTSFLIEEKRDFFLDFISKHVNVVATNLDEAKALSHHDDPLLAGEFILNLADLVLLTVGARGLYVCAWVDEKNARETKDHLHSKSLVDYNAFEYSRAQLKSDCEKPIKIYTHINPFMGGPVRIENTNGAGDAALSALLHDISANNYHRQCVPNSPKHNANYLTYSSIHQISKYANRVSYEVLKQRSPRLAHGLPMKEESLDESYWEL, from the coding sequence ATGAAGTTTCCAGGAAAGAGAAAATCTAAACATTATTTTCCAGTTGAAGAGCTTGGTAGAGTTCCCTTTGAGAATAATTTGATGTCTGAAAAGAGTGTCTATATTACAGGGATTGATCAACTCTTAGTAGATATCGAGATCGACGTAACGGATGATATCTTGGAAAAATATAATGTTACTAAGGGACAGTCACAGGTTTTAAGTGATGAGATTGTTGAGAGTATTTATCGGGAATGTAAGGATAAGAATCTTATTCTTGGAGAGTTTGCTGGAGGTGCTGTTGGTAACACTCTTCATAACTATTCGACGCTTTCTGATGATCGATCAGTTGCTCTTGGAACAATCTGTGAAAATATAAAAGTTGGTGATTACGCTTTTAAATATATTTGTACGACGAGTTCAAAAGTTGATTTCAATCACCTACAACCAGTTAAAGGGGCAATGGCCAGAGCAATGTGCTTTGTTACTCCAGACAAAGAGAGAACATTTGCTATTGGAAAGGGGATTATGAATGAACTTGATGAATCATATATTCCTGAAGATGTTATCAGGAACTCAGCTTCACTTTTAGTAACAGCATTTCTACTTAGAGATGAGAAGTCTCCACTTTTTAAAGCAACAATGAAGGCCGTAAAAGTCGCAAATGAGGCCAATGTTCCAGTTGTTTTTGCTCTTGGAACAAGTTTTTTGATTGAAGAGAAGAGAGATTTCTTTCTCGATTTTATTTCTAAGCATGTTAACGTTGTTGCAACAAATCTTGATGAGGCCAAGGCACTTTCACATCATGATGACCCTTTACTGGCAGGGGAGTTTATTTTAAACCTCGCAGATCTTGTTTTGCTTACGGTAGGTGCTCGTGGACTCTATGTATGTGCTTGGGTTGATGAGAAGAATGCGCGTGAAACTAAAGACCATCTCCACTCAAAGTCACTTGTCGATTACAATGCTTTTGAATACTCAAGAGCTCAATTGAAAAGTGATTGTGAAAAGCCAATCAAAATATATACTCACATCAATCCTTTTATGGGTGGACCAGTAAGGATTGAAAATACGAATGGTGCTGGAGATGCTGCATTATCTGCTCTTCTTCATGATATTTCGGCCAACAACTATCACCGTCAGTGTGTGCCGAACTCACCAAAGCATAATGCAAACTATTTAACTTATTCTTCTATTCATCAGATTAGTAAGTATGCGAATAGAGTCAGCTACGAAGTTTTAAAGCAGAGGTCGCCTCGTCTTGCACATGGTCTTCCAATGAAAGAAGAATCTCTTGATGAGAGTTATTGGGAATTGTAA
- a CDS encoding ATP-binding protein, whose amino-acid sequence MENIEELKELIKELEEKNSALQEELKQKDYLINHLPCTISWINSDLRYIAINNALEDLIGIQKKSIENQRVGFIQEDESQFTTFIKEFFLHHGDYSQIEINETINGKHKVFLIVAQKYKNSQEAIIIGFDITQTKLLESKLWHNDKLKTIAALSTGIIHEIKNPLSIIKGTTDLLIHHDEFPEEKKKSFIQKIDNMTDRIFNIIDGLKNLARDDYNDNLQKTKISKILEELDVLLRSKIISAKIDFRVKNLESIRNTVINCIEGQIIQILINLINNSIEAISDSEDRWIRVEVQKEDKLIHVKVTDSGPGIKDEDLEKIFLPFFTTKPKETGTGIGLGLCKDLAIKNKADLYYEPVNGHTSFTLVIPYEDEE is encoded by the coding sequence ATGGAAAATATTGAAGAACTAAAAGAATTGATTAAGGAACTCGAAGAGAAAAATAGCGCTCTTCAGGAAGAACTAAAGCAGAAGGATTATCTTATTAATCATCTTCCATGCACAATTAGTTGGATCAATAGCGACCTAAGATATATCGCTATCAACAATGCGCTTGAAGACCTAATTGGAATTCAGAAAAAAAGCATAGAAAACCAAAGAGTTGGCTTTATTCAAGAAGACGAAAGTCAATTCACAACTTTTATTAAAGAATTCTTCCTTCACCATGGTGACTATAGCCAAATCGAAATTAATGAGACAATCAATGGAAAACATAAGGTCTTTCTTATTGTCGCTCAAAAGTATAAAAACTCGCAAGAGGCCATTATCATTGGTTTTGACATCACTCAAACCAAGCTACTAGAATCCAAACTTTGGCACAATGATAAACTAAAAACAATTGCAGCTCTTTCAACTGGAATTATTCACGAAATAAAAAATCCATTATCTATCATCAAGGGAACTACTGATTTACTAATTCATCATGATGAATTTCCCGAAGAAAAAAAGAAATCGTTCATTCAAAAAATCGATAATATGACTGATCGAATTTTTAATATCATCGATGGTCTAAAAAATCTTGCTCGTGATGACTACAACGATAACCTTCAAAAAACGAAGATTAGCAAAATTCTTGAAGAACTTGATGTCTTATTAAGATCAAAAATCATCTCTGCTAAAATTGATTTTCGTGTAAAGAATCTTGAGTCAATTAGAAACACAGTGATTAATTGCATCGAAGGTCAAATCATTCAAATTCTTATCAATCTTATCAATAATTCTATTGAAGCAATCAGCGATAGTGAAGATCGATGGATTAGAGTCGAAGTACAAAAAGAAGACAAACTTATTCATGTAAAAGTGACCGACTCAGGACCAGGAATAAAAGACGAAGACCTAGAAAAAATATTTCTACCATTTTTTACCACAAAACCAAAAGAAACTGGAACAGGAATTGGGCTTGGTCTTTGCAAAGACTTAGCAATCAAGAATAAAGCAGACCTCTACTATGAACCTGTAAATGGTCATACTAGTTTTACTCTTGTTATCCCTTACGAAGACGAAGAATAA
- the pyrF gene encoding orotidine-5'-phosphate decarboxylase, with the protein MNRIFLALDNMSKEEVLSFLDLHAKNLSLIKIGMELFYRYGPTLITELKSRYNLKIFLDLKLHDIPNTVASAIKSLSPLEIDFLTIHLSGSTTMLQAARKACDEYLPSTKLIGVSVLTSMDERECQSIYNQNLELTFKNLFKQATLSHLDGIVCSTQELKYISKDDKILTICPGIRFQQDQVNDQKRVSTPEEAFQRGADYLVMGRALRDNPERITSLNN; encoded by the coding sequence ATGAATAGAATTTTTCTTGCTCTAGATAATATGTCTAAAGAAGAGGTCTTAAGTTTCTTAGACCTACACGCAAAGAATCTCTCGCTTATTAAAATAGGAATGGAATTATTTTATAGATATGGGCCAACACTTATTACCGAATTAAAGAGTAGATATAATTTAAAAATATTTCTCGATCTTAAATTACATGATATTCCTAACACAGTGGCCAGTGCGATCAAATCTCTATCTCCCCTTGAAATTGATTTTTTAACTATTCATCTCAGCGGCTCAACAACAATGCTTCAGGCCGCCAGAAAAGCTTGTGATGAATATCTCCCAAGTACTAAATTGATTGGAGTTAGCGTTCTTACATCAATGGACGAAAGAGAGTGCCAAAGTATCTACAATCAAAACCTCGAGCTGACCTTCAAAAATCTATTCAAACAAGCGACCTTATCTCATCTAGACGGAATTGTTTGCTCTACTCAAGAACTTAAATACATTTCAAAAGATGACAAAATCTTAACAATCTGTCCTGGGATCAGATTTCAACAAGATCAAGTAAATGACCAAAAGCGCGTATCTACGCCTGAGGAGGCATTTCAACGAGGGGCTGACTATCTTGTTATGGGACGTGCGTTGAGAGATAATCCAGAGCGAATTACTAGTTTAAACAATTAA